From Rhizobium sp. NZLR1, a single genomic window includes:
- the accB gene encoding acetyl-CoA carboxylase biotin carboxyl carrier protein yields MAEKKSGIDQALIRDLANILNETDLTEIEVEQDDLRIRVSRAGTPQYVQAPIAAPAYAAAAAPAAATAPAAAPARNPANVVSAPMVGTVYMAPAPGARAFIEVGATVKEGQTLIIIEAMKTMNQIPSPKSGKVTEILVDDGHPVEYGQALVVIE; encoded by the coding sequence ATGGCTGAAAAGAAATCGGGTATCGATCAGGCACTGATCCGCGATCTCGCCAATATCCTCAACGAGACGGATCTGACGGAGATCGAGGTCGAGCAGGACGACCTGCGCATTCGCGTTTCGCGTGCAGGCACGCCGCAATATGTCCAGGCGCCGATCGCAGCGCCTGCCTATGCCGCAGCCGCCGCTCCGGCAGCAGCAACTGCGCCGGCCGCCGCTCCCGCCCGCAATCCCGCCAATGTCGTCAGTGCGCCGATGGTCGGCACCGTCTACATGGCGCCGGCTCCCGGCGCGCGTGCCTTCATCGAAGTCGGCGCGACAGTCAAGGAAGGCCAGACGCTGATCATCATCGAAGCGATGAAAACGATGAACCAGATCCCCTCGCCGAAGTCGGGCAAGGTGACCGAGATCCTCGTCGATGACGGACATCCCGTCGAATACGGCCAAGCCCTCGTCGTCATCGAATAG
- the aroQ gene encoding type II 3-dehydroquinate dehydratase, with protein MTQTIFVLNGPNLNMLGKREPGIYGGKTLKDIEADCKAAGRELGFDIDFRQSNHEGTLVDWFHEADEKAVGVAINAGAYTHTSVALHDAIRAISIPVIELHISNVHAREEFRHKSMIAPACKGVICGFGPHSYILALHALKNITA; from the coding sequence ATGACGCAAACGATTTTCGTCCTGAACGGCCCCAACCTGAACATGCTGGGCAAACGAGAGCCCGGCATTTATGGTGGCAAGACGCTGAAGGACATCGAAGCGGACTGCAAGGCCGCCGGCCGCGAACTCGGCTTCGACATCGATTTCCGTCAGAGCAATCACGAAGGTACGCTTGTGGACTGGTTCCATGAGGCCGACGAAAAGGCCGTCGGCGTTGCCATCAACGCAGGCGCCTATACGCATACTTCGGTCGCGCTGCATGATGCGATCCGCGCTATTTCCATTCCCGTCATTGAACTCCACATATCCAACGTTCATGCGCGGGAAGAATTCCGCCATAAGTCGATGATTGCGCCGGCATGCAAGGGCGTGATTTGCGGCTTCGGGCCTCATAGCTACATCCTGGCGCTTCATGCGCTGAAGAACATCACGGCATAA